In Bacillales bacterium, the DNA window TTGATTTTCAACATTTCAATGATCAAACGGTGCTCTTGCAACGACTTCAAAATATAACGCTCTTCGAGGAAAGACATCGTTTGCAGCGTAAGAAGCGGCAATCCGAGCCTTGCATACATGTTCATAATCACTTCGCTCTGCGACATCTTGACGATCAAAGAGTGGAACTGATGATTCAACGTTGCATATTCTTCATGGCTCTTCGCCTCTTCCATGAACGGAATCAACTTTTCCATTTCGTCTACGAGTTCCACGACGATGCCGGTTTCACGAATTCGTCTCATCGTAAGATCTTCCAGCATCATGCGAATTTCGAGCAAATCGTACATTTCAAAATTCGTGTACCCTTTTACAACTGCCCCTTTTCTCGGCACACGTTCGACGAGCCCTTCGATTGTTAGCAAATACAATGCTTCACGAATGGGCGCACGACTCGTTCCGTACTCGTCGGCATAAACGGTTTCGACGATTTTTTCTCCGGGCTGCAGTTCTCCCGTAATGATTTGTTCGGTGATCTTTTCCGCAATAATCTTTGACAACGAATTATTGTCGATTTCTTGCCTTTTTCCCACGAAGACATTCCTCCCGTTACATAAAAGCGAATCATTTTCCTTGCTATAAGTATATCACTTTTATGACGGAAATCTTTCTCCCCATTGTCGACAGTTGACTGTTTACATCATAATACGTATCGTCATAAAATTCAATCATAAATACGTCTCGATGTTCATTGTTTTCCATTTTTGCGAACAAAATTCAATTTTCGTGTTGCAATTTTACGAATGTTCGTTTAGAATTTAGACAACCATTGTCGACAGTTGACGATACTTTTCTCGTTTGCACCTGATCCTTGTTTGGGGAGGTTAACTTTTACCAAAAAAGAAAGCGTTTACATTTCTGCGAAACTCATTTTACAAAAAAAGGGGAGATCATTCGTGAAGAAGCACTTCAGTTTAGGATTGGTCTTGGCTCTGATGATTGGCATCCTTGCTGCATGCGGCGGTGGTTCCGGAAGCGGAAACACATCCACAGGCGGTGATGACGGCGGCAGCAGCGGCGAAAAGTCGGTGACGCTGAAACTTTCCCATCAATGGCCGAAACCTACGAACGGTGAAGGAGACTTTCGTGCCGTTTTAGCACAGAAATTTGCCGAAAAAGTCGAAGAG includes these proteins:
- a CDS encoding GntR family transcriptional regulator, with translation MGKRQEIDNNSLSKIIAEKITEQIITGELQPGEKIVETVYADEYGTSRAPIREALYLLTIEGLVERVPRKGAVVKGYTNFEMYDLLEIRMMLEDLTMRRIRETGIVVELVDEMEKLIPFMEEAKSHEEYATLNHQFHSLIVKMSQSEVIMNMYARLGLPLLTLQTMSFLEERYILKSLQEHRLIIEMLKINRFDKAHEILQKHNQDVIGRVENTIAEKKRED